ACTAGGAATtagcgatcgatcgattactGTAAAATTCCGAAAATTATCTGGTCTATCatgaaaacatgaattttgattactAGATTAATGCTGCGGCGATTTTGATCTTGAATTACGAAAATTTGAGTTAATAAATGATGGCGATTCACAAAATGTGATTCTCTGTTGTTCTCCCGTCGGTCAAATTCTCGATTTCATTCGCGTTTCGACGTGAACGGCTGCTTTCAAAGCTTCATCTAAATTTTTCGGGTCACGCGCATCGGCGGCAGTCACGATTTCATTTGGCAATCCGCGAAGGAATGCTTCTAACGCGCATTCTTTCACGGgatttaacatttgttcgGTATTTATTCCGTATTTATCTTCTAAAGCTACGCGCGCATCATTAATTAAGATATTTAATCGGTCATAAAAATCATTTACggattcgtttcttttcataCGAATACTTTGGATTTCATGATGATAGTACAGGTACGTTTTTTCCGGCGCGAATCGCGATTTTAGATGTTTTACTAAATCATTTAACGTATTAAATGTCTTACCGAAGGTACTGTCTCGAGCTGATCCTTGTAATTTGACTAACACTACTCTTACATACGCGTTTTCTGAAGCAGGAGGTATATATACAGAACTGTTTTGTACATCTTATAGAAAGTCTTtcaatggaatatttttgccATCAAAATACGGAACATTCATCGTGCCGTGTTGTAACGCGAAACATTCTGCCATAGAGGTCATCAGtgaattcgtaatttgcaaGTTAGAGTTAGTAATATTTGCACTTGCGTTACGATTATTTGCTTCAATAACGAACTAAACAAtaatcagaaatatttcaaatttgaaaataaatgtatttcacaatttaataaagcaaagaaatattgtaaagagtttaatgagaaatatttcaaatttgacaataaatgtattgcacaatttaataaagcaaagaaatattgtacaagagattaatgagaaatattaataatttgaatttgtatttacattcatcaataaaaattaatgaacataaatttatcaattttgtacgatacaaatataaaatttatttaaattcaaatttatatttattaatagaacATTTGCATATTCAgagtatttagaaaatttgtattcatcaACAAAATATCGtcaaatatcaattatactatagaataaagaaatgttacgaagaattaaagaaatattacaaaaacatattataaatcgATGTGAGAAAAGTCGGTTAGCGAAATATCAATGACCCAGTATTtccttttgagaaattaatcatacaagaaaatatacaatatatacaatatacaatatatatatgcaataaaatattaaagaatgaaagagtgtattattttatttcaaaaacaattataatataatgcaACGAGAACAAGAGATTCACACAGAGTATCAGCGACAAATATCCCACTTCTGACACCAATTCAGCTGTGACGTGGGATACAGATTCCTGCGTcacagtttaaataattttataattttatatatattttacttgcctatcggcaAGGTTAGATCTTTGTCGCTTcagtcccgtacgggccctgaCTCGTATGTGAATTTCTATGTCCCTATTTAAGGATTTAGGATTTGAAATGGATGCGAGCGGTTAATTTAACTATAAGAATGTTTTACTGTTAGCACGccactgtaatatttattcaattgcTAATTTCgtgattttgattttataatgatGAGTTATGTAATTAGTGGCTCAAATATACGTTCGGTcgacaagatttaatacacacTTTCTTTCCTTATAGATTCATACAGAAAATGAACATGTAGATcgtaagaaatataaatacatattgtataaAGAAGACAGTAAGAATAGATGCATGTATTTGTTTCTAGGATATCAACTACGGTTACCCcggaaatgaattatatcatttattgatattccagAAATCAGAAACAGTACTTTCATATAGTATggaaacacaataaaattgtcggaataaCATTGTACACGAAATAGAAATACCACACGAGAATACCAATTAGGGAAGCTCCCGgaaatcaatattttgatattccGAGTGGTCACAACAAGATAAATTCATATATGGTTTAAATATTGGATTGAAGATGAACAACTCACCACTAAAtctttctaatgtaaatctaACGTTTTCGCTCGCCTTTACTATGCGCTGGAATCGCTCGGATTACCTGTTGAAAAGATAAGCACACACGTACGCGGAAACGATATTGAAAAcgatctttaattttaataataataataaactctaatataagaaaaataaactgaagaatacaaataaataaaataaaaggctaaagttaaaatattttaacgagagACACTCTGACACTCTGACTCAATGTTGGGTTACTCGGACTAAACTCGGGCTCCGTGCGACTGTACGAGAAGAagtggaaatgaaataaatgaatttagtCTAAAACTGTTTAACGAACGACCCGAGTTTTGCCTACCGCTTACTTCGTATTAAAATACTACTGGGTAACGCACTCTAACTCTTAAATGGTTCGCTCGGACTACTCTCGCGCTCATCGCGCCTGTACGAGAAGAAGTGAAGAAGGCTCGTGCCTTGCTCGACCACGTAAACTCGGTGGAACGttctagaagctttggagacaaaggatcttagaaccacgtgatcgtcgtcagtttatagaaaaagtcttcgagatttcgcgactcggtacacgcgagaatttggtgtttacgAGTTGTACCTCGTCTCGCGCCCACCAAGACGCTCGATTCGTCCTAGCGACAACGTGCGCGCGGACGAACCACGCTGCTGTTTCGAGTTACGGGTTCGGTGTTCAGAGCGtacatgaagaagaaatagcaaaataaatgtttaacctaaatgcgcgatatttacatgtccttcttccaatgatatctgtaaccgtgatatttgaatgcgatggtaatattcgatgtgcttatctttccaacaattatacaCGTTACGTCGCTGTTACATTACATGATTTAACgcctttcattcgtaacaagcaacgcacttaacatatttacaatactaaacatattaaaaatattaaacatattaaactTATTTACAAGGTTTTTAAAAGGCGCGGCGTTGCCAGCAGCCCAGGTCTCTTTCCTGGGCTCGCTCGGTAGCCTCCTTCTGCGACATAACCTCTTCGCAAAAGGAGGTCGCCGCCTTCCACGACCTCTCGCTGGAGACCATGTGGTCGACCATGGCCGCGAGCGAGAGGTCCCACCCACCCATTGCGGCTCTTAGGGCACAGCGCAGCGCGGCCCATGCCGGACACTCCTCGACTGTATGCCACGCCGTGTCCACCTCCTCGCCGCAGAAGTGACACTGCGCTGTCGGCTCCCGCCTCATCCggtgcaggtactcaccgaagCATCCATGCCCAgagagcacctgcgtgaggcGGAAGGTCAACCTTCCCCACATCCTGCACCATGTTTCAAATATAGGCAGGATGGCCCGGCAATCGGATGGCCCGATGAATCCAGCTCATGTTTCCACCGGGCCAGCGTGTCCCTCCGGGCCTGACGCTTCCGCACATCGACCTCCTCTACCTCCATGGTCGCGACTTCCACCCCCGCAGGGCGGCGAGCGGGGCGGGCGAACCCGTACATCGCCGCGCGCTCCTCCGCCGCCAGATGGAAAGGCGGAATCACGGCCAGGAGGCCCGTCGCTTCAGCAGAAATGGTGTGGTATCCCCGTATGGCCCGCAGGGCATGCCGGCGCCGCACTCTGAGTGTCTGGTTGTGCCGGCTGCCCTCGAGCGAGCGATGCCACACGGGGGCCCCATAAAGGGCTATCGACCGCACCACCTCCGCATATTAGCGGCGAACCCTCAACTCTGGCTCCCGATATTGGGCAGCAACCGCGCTAACGCGGCCGCTGTCCCTTCCATTCTGGGTGCCAGGAGGTCAAAGTGCTCCTAGAAGCGCCAGCGGCCGTCGACGATCAGGTCCAGGTACTTCATGGTGGGCCTGATGTCGAGGAATGTATCCACAACGCGAATCCGGAGATCCCGATCGCAGGGCGGACGTAGCGGCCGAGACAATCCGTAAAGCCAGATTGCCTCGGTCTTAGCAGCAGCCACGGTCAGACCCATCCTCCGGATTCGCCTGACAACGCAGTCTAGGGCGGACTCAGTAAGGTGCCTGGTCCTCCCCCAGTTCTCCCCCTCGGCATATACCAGGGTGTCATCCGCATAGCAGATGACACCCGCGTCCAGGGGGAGGACAACCCGCAGCACCGCGTCATACGCAAGTATCCGGTGCGTCTCCCTCGTGTTCACAACCTAGTACGGGCCGGTAAATACCACCTCCCTGCCGCGGAGATAGTCTCAAACCACCTCCAGGAGATAGGAGGGCACCTGGAAATAATCCAGCGCCACCGCTATCTCCCTCCAGGACAGGGTGTTGAAGTCGTTGGATATGTCTAACGACACAGCGATCACCACCCGTCCCCGAGCGACAGCCCTTTCCTCGAGGAGACGCAGACGCTCCAACGCGTCTATCGTTGAGCACACCCTCCAGAATCCGTACTGGCTGTCCCTGAGGTCGGGACCACCGCGCGACAGGTGCTCGAGGAGGCGGGCAGCTATGATTCCTTCAAAAAGCTTGCCCACCTCGTCAAGCAGACATACCGTCCGGTACGCAGAGGGAGACTCTACGGGTTTTCCCCCTTTCTGGAGGAGAACCAGGCACGCTTTGTTCCACACACTGGGAAAGGTTTCCCGGCGCAGGTTAGCGTTCAAGACGCTCCTGTAAGCTGGGAAGAGGACATTCAAAGCTAGAGACAACACGCCACCGGGAACCTCATCCGGGCCAGGTTCTTTCTTGCCCTTAGCCCGGAGTCCCCGTTTGGCCTTGGACAGCTCTGACGCCGTGACCCGGAATTCGTCCGACCACTGAATGGTCGGACTCGGGGCGCGTCCCAACCCCCCCTCTCCCTCATTATTCAGGGAGGGCAGCTAAGGCACCTGCGATACCTACCAAAGGTGGTAAGGCGCTCGCAAAAGGGGCCAATCTCGTTTCAAATGCAAAGGGGAGGGTGGCGCTCCCACCCCGTCCGCCACGTACTGCGGCCGTCACGGTGACGGTCCCAGCGGACGGTGGGGTTACGTATGCGCAGGCGATGTCGATGGCTAGATCGGAGATCGACCTAGCCAGTGTCGGAATCGAAGCACTGCGTCCCAGAAGGGGCGTCACCGGGGCCCTGGTCCTGGAGGTGCCGGGCGCCGACGGGGCGCCAAAGGCGGATGCCCCCGCCGCCAAAATGACGGAGGCTCTGGCCGGAACCGGCGTGCGTGTCGCGAGGCCCACGAAGAGGGCGGATCTTAGGATCCGGGGCCTCATCGACTCCGTCACCCAGCAGGAGGTGGCCAGAACCGTCGCGTTAGCGGGTGGATGCTTTGAGAGGTAAGTGAAGACCGGAGATATCCGGAACGCACCCTCAGGCCTGGGGACAATTTGGGTCCAGTGCCCGGCGGACGCTGCCAGGAAACTGGCGGTTGCCGGCAAGGTGGCGGTGGGCTGGACCCAGGCTGGCGTGGAAGACCTTGCAGCGCGCCCCTGCAGTGCTACCGCCGCCTTGAAGTTGGGCACACGAGGCAGCGGTGCACAGCCGCTGACGACAGGTCCGAGCGTTGCTATAATTGTGGCGGTGCGGACCACAAAGCGGCGGCTTGCTCGACTGCTCCAAAGTGTCCGGTGTGTACGGACACTGGGAGGCCAGCCGGGCACAGATTGGGTAGCCGGATTTGCTCTGCTACCCAAACGAACGCAGGGCAAAAAAAGAGCGCTGGGCCAAAGGCAGCAGGCCCAGCGGCTGCGAGGACGACGCCAGCCGTGCCCCTAAGGGGAAGCAGTCGGTCCCGAAGGGATCTGGGGTGGCTCCAGTGGTTGGCGATCATACGGCGGCCATGGAGATCGCCCAGTAAGTTTTTATAATGAGTCCCTCGGGGCCCATTATACAAGTTAACCTCAACCACTCGGCTAGGGCTCAGGATCTGTTGATGCAGACCCTGGTCGAGTGGGAGGCCGGGCTGGCTGTGGTGGCGGAGCCATATAGGGTTCCCAATCACCCAAACTGGGTGGGGGACCAGCTGGGCTCCGCCACCGTTGTATGGAACGGAAGGCCAGGGTCCCCACCGCTTTCTATTATAGAATGCGATCGGGGATTCCTGGCAGTGCGTTGGGAGGACCTCGCGGTGGTGGCTATCTACGCGCCGCCGAGCTGGCCTCTTGCGGTCTTTGAAAGGTACCTGGACGGGGTTGGGAGATGCATCTCCCGCTGCCTTCCCCGTCCGGTACTCGTCCTGGGGGATTTCAACTCCAAGTCTCAGGCTTGGGGTTCCCCCGAGACAGACGCAAGGGGCCGAGAAGTGCTCGACTGGGCGGCCGGACTGGAACTCTGTCTGTTAAACACGGGCTCCGTCGATATGTACGTGCGGTGGAATGGGGGGTCCATAGTGAACCTGTCGTGGGCTACCCCCGCAGCCGCGCGCCGTATCTCGGGTTGGAGAGTGGCGGTAGAGGCCGAATCGTTATCTGACCACAGATACGTGGTCCTCGGCCTCTCCGCCGGCAGAAATGCACAACCACGACGGCGCCCAGTGGCGGCAAGGCCACCACCGCGATGGCCACTGAAGGAGATGGATGAGGACGCCCTAATGGCGGCAGCCCACGTCGTGGCCTGGCCAGACGGCCGGGCCTGTCGACGGGCAGGTGGAAGCCCAACGGCTCCGGAGCGCAATGAAGGCGATATGCGACGCCGCTATGCCCCGGGCCAGGGTCCACCCGAGGAAGGTGGTGTACTATTGGTCGAGAGAGATTGTGGATATTCGCACTGAGTGCATCCGCGCGCGACGCCTGCACTCTACTTGCCCAGCTCTACAGGACCTACCGTGAGAAGGTAGCGGCCCTGCAGCTGGCCATCAAAAGGGCCAAGACCCAGGCGTGGAGTAATCTCCTCGGCTCTCGGGAAAGAGATCCTTGGGGGCGCCCATACAAACTGGTGATGGGACGGCTTCGGCCGTGGGCGCCCCCGCTCACAGAGAGTCTAGACCCCCAATTTCTCGGGCGGGTCGTGGCCACGCTTTTCCCCTCTGGTGGGGAGGTGGCCCGACCAGTGCTCGGGACAGAGGGCCGCGATATTGAGCGGCTTTCCGATGTGGGGTCACGGATGGGGACGTGGCCGCGGTTATCCGTTGGCTCCGGGGCAAGAACACCGCCCCTGGGCCTGATGGGATACCCGGCTGACCCTCGACTTTGACCGTGGGCGTCCACTTCGGCAGAGTGAGGAGGTTGCTTACCTCCTGCTTGGAGTCGGGGGAGTTCCCCCGACTATGGAAGAGTGGGCGGATGGTCCTCTTGAGAAAGGACGGAAGGCCCGCAGAGTCTCCCTCTGCGTACCGGCCGATATGTCTCCTGGACGAGGTGGGAAAGATGCTGGAACGCATCATCGTTTCCCGCATCTCCAGACACCTATCGCGCGTCGGTCCCGATCTGGCTGACTGCTAGTTTGGCTTCTGGAAGGGGCGGCCAACGGTGGACGCTATCAAGCGTTTGCGGCCCCTCTCGGAGAGCGCAGTCACTCAGCGCGGGGTGTGCATTGCGATATCCTTGGATATCGTCAACGCGtttaacaccctgccctggcCAGCAATAAGGCACTCATATACCACCAAGTGCCTCCCTATCTGAGGCAGGTAATTGGGGCCTATCTCCGCGACAGGTGGATAGAGTATCCAGGCCGGTACGAAGTTGAGCGGAGGGAGGTGGACCGTGGGGTCCCACAGGGTTCAGTTTGGGGCCCGTTGTTGTGGGACCTCGGTTACGACACGGTGCTGCGGGCCCCGCTCCCTGACGGCGCCAGTCGCCGTCGGGAGCACGTTCGAGAGGACTATCCGCTTAGCAGAGGTGGCAGTGGCGGCTGTCGTCGCTAGGATTCGCGGACTTGGGTTGGGAGTGGCCCCAGAGAAGACCGAGGCCATCTGGTTTCACGGTGGCCCTCGGTGTCGGCCGCTCGCAAGGTCGTGGGTCCGAGTGGGTGGTGCCTGCGTCGAGGTCGGGAACCGGATGAAATATCTGGGACACGTCCTCGACAGCCACTGGGGTTTCGAGGCACACTTCGATCGCCTGGTCCCCCGGGTGGAAAGGACGGCGTCCACGCTTGGCCGCCTCCTGCCCAACATCGATGGGCCTGGGGATCGGGTGCGCCGCCTCTACATGGGAGTGGTGCGGTCCATGCTGCTGTATGGGGCCCCTGTCTGGGCCCCGGACGCGATGGCAAGTCGGCGCATAAAGCAATTACTGCGCCGGCTTGAGAGGTGGGTGGCCATCAGGGTCATCCGCGGATACCGTACCATATCCTATATGATGGTGTAGGCTCTGGCGGGGGAAATTCTCTTTGAACTTCAGGCGGCTTCACGCGCGTCAGTCTATGCGCGCGTGCGGGCTACCCGCCTGGTTCGGGGGAACCCGCCGGAGCCAGAGACGGTCGAGGTGTTCGAACGCCAGGCCTGGCGGCTCGCGCTCGCAAAGTGGCG
This region of Hylaeus volcanicus isolate JK05 unplaced genomic scaffold, UHH_iyHylVolc1.0_haploid 12060, whole genome shotgun sequence genomic DNA includes:
- the LOC128882548 gene encoding uncharacterized protein LOC128882548 is translated as MSPSGPIIQVNLNHSARAQDLLMQTLVEWEAGLAVVAEPYRVPNHPNWVGDQLGSATVVWNGRPGSPPLSIIECDRGFLAVRWEDLAVVAIYAPPSWPLAVFERYLDGVGRCISRCLPRPVLVLGDFNSKSQAWGSPETDARGREVLDWAAGLELCLLNTGSVDMYVRWNGGSIVNLSWATPAAARRISGWRVAVEAESLSDHRYVVLGLSAGRNAQPRRRPVAARPPPRWPLKEMDEDALMAAAHVVAWPDGRACRRAGGSPTAPERNEGDMRRRYAPGQGPPEEGGVLLVERDCGYSH